From the genome of Xiphophorus couchianus chromosome 15, X_couchianus-1.0, whole genome shotgun sequence:
tatatattttttaaaattcagtttcaaaaatgcatttatgcAACATGAAGCCTATAGGAAGTCAAGGCGCGATGAATAGTAATACGTATGGTTCGAGACACATACCAAGTTCTACATGACACTGTAAAACATCTCTACTTAGAAATTGCAGTAGCCCCTTATCCCATAAATGAAGATAGAGTTTTTCAAAACCTGAATTCAcagtacaaaaatataatatgCCTTTGCTGACTGGATATCAAGAAGTCTGTGGCAAACAGCAGACTTATGATAGTCTTTCCAAGTCCTTTTCAAATTGCAAGTCCCTTCTACGATCTTCCAATACCATTTGGCACTTTGGCACTCTATGTACTTAtccaccaaaataaaataatggagCCACTAAAGCATCTGTGTGAGAATGAGAGTCAAGAACTTTCAGGAGAGAAATTTTCTGGAATGCCCAACCTTTGCTTTTCATGTGAAATGGGGTTCAAGGTGGATGACATTTACACTTTTCCCCCCTTGATGGCTAATTAGACAGCTTCAGCAGATGTTTCCGTCGACACAGACATTGTTACTTTGGCTATTTTCACAGTGGTCTTCACACAACTCTCTGCAGCCCTGTTGGCAGAAATGTTGGCATTTCTGTTCTGGCAGTCCGACTCGAGGCTATTGTCCAGCTGCTGGGAACTGCTCTGGCAGAGGTTGCAGGAGCTGAGGAAGGCACGCCGCAGGTCCTTGCTCCTCAAGGCGTAGATGATGGGGTTAACGGTGGAgttgagaagacagagcatGCTGCAGAATGCAAACACTGTCTTGATGTCATCGTCCATCTTCCAGAAGAGGTCGTACACCATGATGGCAAGCAAGGGACCCCAGCAGATTACCAGCACCACCAGGATGAGCACCAGGGTCTTGGCTAAACGGATGTCCATGCGTGCCTGATCAGGGCGTGTAGTCTGCACTTTAGTCCCATCTGCTGAATAGATAACAAGACTCTTCTGGGAGGCGCGACTTAGCATGCGCACAGCATGGTGGTGTGCCTTCCACAGGATGTATATATAGGCGTAGATGATGAAAATAACCAAGACACTGGTCAGGAAGATCCAGAACATCAGGTAGTTCTCATCAATCAGGGGGAATATGTCTGAGCAGACTGAGTTGAGACGTTTACAGTTCCAGCCAAGCAGAGGTAGCACTGCGATGATGATCGAGAGTGTCCACATCAAACTGAAGGCTATGACAGCCTTGGTTCGAGTTACAATGCGCCTGTAGGCAAGTGGCCGGTGTATGGAGATGTAGCGGTCGATAGCAGTGAGGAAGAGGCTCCCGACTGATGCCGTGAACGATGCAGTGACTCCCCCCAGCTTGAAGAGAAACACATTGGGGCTGTCCTTCCTGTGGAAAACATGGAAGTCCAAAAAGCTGTAGACAAAGATGACGCTGCCCAGGAGGTCAGCCACTGCAAGGCTGCCAATGAAGTGGTAGGACGGGCGGCAGCGCAGGGTGCGGGACTGCAGAATGACGCAGAGCACCACCAGGTTCTCCAGCACTGTAAAAGTACCCAAAGTCAGAGACATCACAGCCACAGCTAGCTGCTGGCTGGGAGTCAGGATCATGAAACACTCCATGTCCATAAAGTTCTCGCCACATTGTATATTATTAGTCTCATCTCTAAATGTGGTCCTGTTGCCAAACAAGTCTGTGGCATTGGTGGGGAAGAAGGGGATGCCCTTGAGGATAAGCTCTTCATCTGCAGGTACCTTGCTGCGAAAAGCAGACAGGGGCTTCTGCATGGACAAGCTGCCCTTTAAGTTCAAGTCATTGATGGGGTCATCATAGTTGGCGTCGTTGGAGCCTAGATACTGCAACCCAGATGTAATAGTCCGGAAGGTGGTGTCTGCCACCCCATCGAGCACAGATTTCATGGCTGTGTCTGAGGATAATACTGCAGTCTGAGATGACGGAACAACCTACAGAttgataacaaaaaaatattagatttttgaACATCTCTATAGccctgaataattttttttctttggtgtgTTTGCAAAAGTCCAGCCTTTGCCTCTGATGCAGAAAGAttccatttacaaaaaataacctTCACATAATTACAGCATTTCACTGCAAATGTTTGACATAGAAAGTCATGAAGTCAataattaaaatctaattttcaacTAATCTGGCTCAGTTTTTGATTATGCATACACTCCATGATTTCTTATTTCTATGGACTTTAATACTCAATAGGCACCTACAGGCAACCAGcatacaaaaacatattaaaacactttttataacTAGAACAACTTAAACAAACCTAGACTTCTTCTACATTTGGCTTCTCAAGCTTGTTAGTAACATCTACTAAAGTGCCTAACGGATTTAGAAGAGCAATTTGTTGCAGTTTCACTATTGGTTTCACTACTGATTGCAATAGTAAAATTTagtaacaaaattattatttatgttaaacTCATACTAAGATATAATTGTGCGATATTTCGTCAAATATGGAATTTGAATTTATTACTGCTAATATAACAACAAAATCCCCTCTGCTACTGTTatttaaagacagaaatgaatgaaagtgTTTCTTTACCTTACATAATTCTTTCAAGTGTGCAGAATCGCCCTTTATTGTCGTGCGTAAATCCGAGCCAGAAGCGCATTGCTGAACCACAAAAAGTATTAGATCTCAAATAAAACAGCCACGCATTCAATTAGCAATActaattttttcagttttatccctttgttttcagttcGTAATGCAGCTGAAGTTTTTGTGGAAGTCGAAGTTGTCACCCGGAGTGCGCTCCTTCTCTCTGGAAACAGGTTGGAAGTGtcgatgctgctgctgctgcctccagCGTCTCTCCAGcctttttctttgtgtcttcACTCTTATGAGGCGCAGCTTCTCCGAACCCCGTCACGTGTTTTCATATAGAGCTTTGTCTGCCCAACCCATGAAGCTGCCAATCGCTCCATGGCGCATAGGAGCGAGGCACACGACAGCGAAGGCTTATAggtagaatatatttaaattctCATCACTCAACGTCGGGGCGAActgcaataaaacacaagaactgcgcgcagagaaaaaaagaataatcagAACGCATTTGTCAACACCAATATGTTgcagtttttatataaaatcactCGATATCACAAAGTGAGTTTAACATAAATGTTAtggtgaagaagaagagatgGAACACGTTTTTATCTTTGAAGCATACAAATCAGTTTTCACAAGGGAACAGAAAGGCTGACATAATTATTCTGGTATTGATTGAACTGAGTCGCCATCAGACTGTGAACCTTCCTCATGTTATGATGTAGACACTCTGCCATCCAGGTTATAGTTTGTCCTACAAGGGCTTCAAATCACACCTAGACTTCCTTTCATACTCCTTGTAGGTGTTTTACagcccattaaaaaaaaaaattcagactgACAGGATGTGATAGATCTTGACCAAAAAGACTGAAATACAGGATAAAAGTGGCTGAAATAATTGTTCTATGTAGGATGGATGGGACCAGCCTTGTAGTCTTATGGCCTTGGGGAAACTTAGGGAGCTGTCGAGTTTGCTAAAGCCAAGCATGTCTGtcttagaaaaaaagaattaaaaaaaacctgaggtATGCAGAGGATTCAATCAGACATTGGGCAAGACAGGAAGGAAGTCTAAAATATGGTGGTAGACGTGTCTGTGAAACACATGGACCCCAGTGCTCAGACTTTgtcaagttttaaaacaaaagcatgaagAGTCAAGACCTCAGATTGGTCAACCTTTTAGACACCTACATCTGATTGACTGAGCGATAAAGGAAACCATCTACATtaaacaaccccccccccccccccccccaaaaagcaaaataaaaacacaatacaacataaaacaaagagagtACCCTCGGTGACTCattaaatctattttaacaactgaaggtgaaAGGGAAGGTCAAAGACATTCAATACACAAAAGAAGAGCAGTTTATTCAAAAACAACCtctgaacaaaaacagcacatgtctgaccaaaaacaaaaaaatatgcagcTAATCTTAGGATGCCAATAATTTCTACTCTGAAGAGATGTGATGATTCATGGATGTTGTATTATGTTTTCACACCAGTATCTCTGCTCCACTGGAGAAACTGGACACAGCCACTTATCAGCAAGCTCAATCACATTGCAGGCCAACAATTAAGAGTCAGATCCTGTTATGAATAAGAACAAAGAGTGGGCCCTAACAAAAACAGATCAAAGTCAGTGAGGGTGAATGATCTGATTTCCATGTATTCAATTGTGTTTCTGCAATGTTGACTCCACTTGACAAAGTCTGCAGGGTGTTAATGAAAAACATGGGAGCTAAGTGACTTTTTTAGAGGAAATGAAACACAACAGATggattatttgacattttaaagccaCAGACACAAGACAGAATGTAACAATGACTCTTTGGGATTTGAATTAGGCCATGATTCAGTCAGCATCGCAGGTGCAGTTAACCAAACAACTCAGGCATGGCTGCTAACAATGGCtgatatgaataaaatgtatcttagataaaaaataaaataaaaaacagtttaaaaaaaatgttatccGAGACACTGAGccaataataatgtttttatccaTATATACCATGAAAAGctgcaaatgtaaaaagattACTCgcttgtttttataaatgagCAGACTGGTTAGGAAAGAACATGTTTTCATGTCACAACTTGTCTGGTTGCTGATAAAGCTTCTTTCAATGATTCAAACCACAGTGAATGCCCTCTTCCTCAATTGCTGAGTCTCACACCTCCTGCACAATAAGTGGCCAGTATATTGTTTTGTCtgagaaaacattaaaggaGTGAGATGAGAGAAACTCAAGGTTTCTCACCCAATATGAAGCTTTGATGCATTGAACATAAATAGCGCTGGAGAACATCTCCCTCAGATGAGTCTCAGTCTGGGATACGCCAGTGCCTCACAGTAGCATCGTTTCACTGCTGGTACCATATGTTGGCTCCTGGGTTATGTTTACCACATTTCTGGGAGTGTCTGCAGATGGGCCATTAAGTGGTTTCATGCAATTAACTTTACTGGCATGGAAGTGGAGCCTATAAAACCGACTAACAGTTGATGCAATGTCtgtaaaagcatttttcttAGCAAAGAAATCTATATTGCCTTAATGCATATTTTCTGTTCATGAATTAGTGCCCCTATAAGATTTTGCACTATTGCATATTGCAGGACCAGCACAATTTCTCTATTTAGGCTTCTCATTACTCAAGAATTGGTAAGAAAAGTCTGGTTGCATTCGGTCAGGGTGCAAGATAGCAAGGGTGCAAGATCACTATCTTTGTATTCACACAAAAACTGCTCCTATCTAAGGTGAAAAGTCATTGAGTGCTTTTAAGAATGCCTAAATGCAGTAcgagtgaaaaaaataaagaatttacaAAAGTCTTGATACGCTTTGAACTTTTCTAACTCTTTCTGCAAATTTAATCCAaaaattcagtatttttatttggaattttatttattatggtaATACAAAGCAATGGGTTATTGTGAAgttaaagaacatttatttgggaaaaaaaagtgtttagtGTATGTCTACCAGCTTTGCAAGTTTAGGGTGTAAAATGTCTGTCTTTTATTCtatgcaaaatagctcaagctcagcaGAGTTTGGTTGAAGAGTTTTTgtgaaaagcaattttcaagtgTTGCAACTGATTGccaattggatttaggtttggacttaTAATAGGTGTGTTTTAATCTAACTGATTCCACTGTCGCTTTAGCTGTTTGCAGATTTCCTGTAGAATTGCCCTGTATCTATCTCCATCAATCttcccatcagctctgaccTGCTTTCCTACAAAttcaaaaaaagtatttctataacataatgctgccaccaccatgtttcattattaaaatgatgGGTGATATGCAATGTTTTGTAGACTCAAATACACTTTGCTTAATGTGAAAGATGATCCTTTAACTTACTTATTGTGAAGTTCTTCAACTCCACAATAATACACTACTTTGTATTACCGTAGTAATTAGAatcccaaataaaaacaaagagaaatgtgTTAATGTTACACCTAACcacaaaaataatgcagaaaaccCTCCAAAAATGCCCAAACTTAGTTTTAAATCAGCTTGTTAGTCACACAGCAGTTGCAGACTTCGTAATGTTCAGCACATGGGGCAGCTAGACTTTTGGGCAGCAGGTTGGTTCGCAAAACTCACTGGTGTACTGTGACAGTTTTCTCTGACTTGCTTGGCATGCTAACCCGTGAGTTAGCAGTGAGTGATGGCTGAAGCAAAGCTTGAAGCCATCTGCGTTTCAGTTGTGGTACATAACATTTTGTCCTCCACACTGACTCACTTTGAATCCCTGGATAAGAAAAGAAATAGCTCTGGGGAGAGTAAACCGTGCAGAGTGGAGGGATGTCTTGTGTGATTTCCAGAACAGATGTAATTTGACTATCTGATTGCTGCTGAGTGTGAAATGTCAGACGCCCCAGATTCAGAACACCATGCCCTTTTGAGCATGTTAATATGCATGGATAGGGGAAAAAACTCTGTTTTTCAACAAACTAAACTTGAGAAAAGTAACAATATTCACAAATACTGATGAGTAACATTctataaatttgaataaaactcTATGAGGtacaacatttgaaataaattgtattacctagaaacaagaatttaataaatttgaatctattttaaactaaattgtTACAGTTTCACCATCTGAATGCCCTTTGCTTTGAGTGATGTCTGTTGGCaagaaatctgttttatattaaGAGTCAAACAAAGTATTTTGGTGAAATTCTGCACAAAGCCAAGAAGATGTTAATATATTATCTGATTCATGTTgttgttcttcttctgctcctccCTCCATGGGGTTGCCAGAGCACAGCAGCCTTTCCCACTCCACAGCTGCATACACACAGACTTGGCAGATGTTTAAGGGCAGATGCCTTTCCTGACACAAACCCCTTTGATAAATCCTGGGAAGGAAAACCTTTTAATCTGGGCCCCTCTGTCCTGTATAATATCTCATTCATAATATCTAAAGATAAGTCTCTAATATTATAGTAAGTTCCATATGatctaaaacaggaaaggcTTAACCTCATTTAATGTCGATGTTTCTACATGGTATGTTGCTCTGTTGTCATAACACATCCACAGCCAAATTACACCCTTCATGGTAAATAAATGTgtcctaacttttttttttaatagttattCATCTCTGTATAAAACCACCAATGTGGAGAgatgttaaaaaacattttatcggcagaaatgtatttattgtttacaTTATGTCACtcttgttttgttaaaatggatatgttattttactttcaaagttcattttttgtttatttcacattgACGTGTTTAAAGCAACATTTGTATGTATTATTATGAGTATGTGCTACTTAAAGCACACAGCAGAGATATCATGTTTACTCTGGTATAAATCTGCTGTTGTTCATATCCACTCCTTTCTTCCAATCTGaattataagaaaaaataataataataaaaaaatggcatTCACTGTTGCATCATGGTGGAGTGAGCCTATTATTGACTGACTGTGCCTGTCCAACATGTGGGTGTAAAGTGTTGTCCAGAGTTGTCATTAACTTGGACAACATCCTCTCTTTTGACACGTCCATCAGAGAGTTCAGTTCCACCCCCTCATTACTGGCCTTGCGAATCAATTTCTTCAGCCTGTCTGCGTCCACCACCCTCAGCCTTCAGCTGAGACGATGGCACATCATCGAACATCTTGAGCACTAGCTGACAGATGAAAAGGTGGCTGTCGTCTGAGTTAAGGGAACATTGGCCGGTACTTTACTACCCACTGTCAGATACTGCTCAGTCATAGAAGCACCTCAGCAACAGATTGATTCTCTCAGTGTACGTACACAGCCTCCCAGAGGAAACCATTAACCAGCCTTTGACAATTGCTGGTTTAATTAATAATGCCTGAATCAAGCAATAATGATTATAATGAAAAGAGAATGGAAAACTCCATCTATTCATgcttatcttttcttttttattgcaacATCAACAAAAGGAGTAGCGCTCATCACCCCCTTGTGGTATCATGAAGATGTAGCAACTCAACTTAAACAGTGTACTGTACATGTTGTGACACTGTTATGGCGGAGggcaaaattataaaaacatgcCTGCTAAAAAGTACCTCCCTTACTTTTTCTTGTATATAAACCAGGTGGTTTTAGCACTGTAGCACAGCTAGCTCTCACAGGACATTAGAATTTGAAAAGTAACATTGTAAAGTTTCCATGCGTCAGTGTTTCAAACCTTGCTTTGGGGACAGCCAATAGCAAATGGATAGCTGATCCCAGGGGCAATGAAGGAAGGAAAGGCAAGTCAGAGGGGTGTGGCAGAGCAAGACCATGTATGCattggaaagaagaagaaggcttGAGGTCAGAATAGGTGAGATGTGCTCCTTCTTGTGTGTTCCAGTTACATAAAGGGCAACAGCATTTTGAACAAGTTGGAGACATGAAAATTAACCTTGAAATCTGGATCAATAATCACTATCAGATGCAGTTTGATGTACAATTTATGGACACTGTATctattttcagcaagatgttaCAAATAGAATACCTTCTAAGACGAAAAATAAGACAacatttccttattttcttattagtattcaatcaaatcaataaaattttatttgtatagcacatttccgcagcaaggcatttcaaagtactttacatcatatcaaacacagaaacaaattgcaacatagaatcaacaatcaaaacacgacattaagtcaggttccatcaataaatttgtaattgattacgtatTAATTTTggcaatatataaaaaactgtaaatagtgacaaaaaaaattcttggCTTCCTATGTTCATCTAAGCCTCGTTTCCCTCTGAAACCTAAAATTCCTGATCTCCTTAAGTTGCTCAGTCTTTCACTTAACAGGCTGAAGCAGTTAAGTTTAATCGCATCACCTATGCATGAGTCAAGTCCTCTGAAAATAGGCCACCATAATAATAAGACACTCATTTTTTTTGCCAGTAAGCGTTTTTAACTAACTTCAGAGCTCATTTTTCATCCTGTGGCATGCTCATAATTCTTGAAAATGCTGAGAAAACTGTTAAGACAAATATGCAGCTGTCTCCGGTACATCCATAAATAGATAAACACAGCTGTAGTTGCAACGTGACAAATAATAGTTTACTCCAGTGCTACAGTGAACGTGGTGaacctgtgtttgtttatcCAAAACAAAGGACTGTCACCTGCAATTTGGACGAGCCTACTTAATTAAAGATGtgtgatgaattaaaatgattctGAGCAAGGACAAGGTCATGTTCTGCCTAAATATTGGTAAAGGGATGCTTCCACTGATAGGCTCTAATTTCAAATGACATCATTACTGAAATAACATTCCCTGAATATTTGGTTTGCTGATTAGATCTGGTCAATTTTGGAGGATTCAAAGAAAGCGATTCAAAAGGAAATTACCTCATTATATGAAGAATCAACACAATATGCAGAAAATTTTGAATGATCCATTGAAAAACAACAGGGTGAGTGCATTGTTACAGTCTGCACACTCTATTTTAAAGCCTACTTCGTAATTGTACCTCGGTGAAAATAGCTTTTCTACATGTAAAAAATGGAATCAATAAAAGCACCAACTAAAAGCAGACTTGAACTTGCAGGATTTATTAGAAAACAGCAcgtaaaaaatgaataaataaataaatgtccaatgtttatttttttttttacaaagtttagTAGGAAAAAAGTCAATTGTAGAAGTAGGACGAAATGTAGAGCGAGCAAGAAAATGGTCAAATCAGCATTTGTTTATCAACATGTTCCTGCTAAAACTtatgaaatgcattaaagtcTGGGCGTCTCACTTGGTCGAACACCGCAGCACTCTGCTGCATGTGGACCGAAGATATAAGCTTTTTCAAGTAGCCTCATACACATTTTATGAATCATAAGTCAGAGCAACTAGTGTGGGTGAACATGCTTCACTCTTGGCTGCAAATGCGAAACACAACAAAAGACCTACGGCAGCTCTGcatttacatcatgtaatttcACAGGAGCTTAAATCGAGTCGTATTCTTAAggcaaaaacagagcaaaacaaaaacatactaaTTAAGGggataaaaactatttttatttatattgtctACTGTGATGTTAGGAAGATCTTTGTGTTGGGAAAAGAGCAAAAAacgcaataaaatatttaaagctcaTTTATGTGGttgaataatttcatttaatacattttcatacaTGTTGACACGATGTGGCTGCAGAGAGCCATAGTTAGTGAGAGAGAAATGCCACTTTATGCAGGTTTTACAAACGAGCAGACAGagattttaaaagacaaaaggaaTGCAGAGGCACTAGTCCTTGCTCAAAGGGAACATTGcaaacagatttgtttattatttctgtctAGACTCTAAAGAACAACGAGGTGTGACTGCAAAAAACAGACTATTGAATATTCTGCAACTTGACAGTTGATACCGAACTCTTTCCCACCAGCCCCCCCTGAGACAGAGAAAAGGATGAAGCTGTTATCAGCTGCCCAAAGTGTTTCTGATTGTAGGTgccacaaaaaataataagttgAGTTTTCTTGTAggtatttttctaaaagctttGAGCATCTACACACTGAAATTCTACCCcttcttgacaaaaaaaagagaaactcaaAATCAGTCAGACTAGATAGAGCTTGTTTGATTCCACATATTCTCATGAGTTttaaactttgactgggccattccatCACATAAATATGTTCTGATCTTACTCAATTGCTCTGGTAGAATGCTTCAGGTCATTTTCTTGCTGGAATATGaaggtttacagaaaatgacaaGTTTTTTATCCCATGTACCCTTATCATACTACTAACCCTAATCAGCTTCCGAATCCTTGCTTAAACATAATTATTcacacagcataatgctgccaacTCTATGTTTGGCCCTGTGAAAGGTGTATTAAGCTGAGTGAAGTGTACATTTTTCACCACTCCTCTGCTGAGCAAAAACAGCAGAGTATAATGTGACTAGAGCGCTTCCCTTCACATTTCACACTACTTTATGTTgcaatattacataaaatccctaaAGAAAATACACTACAAGTTTGCAGTTGTTATACAGCAAGATGTCAAAAAGTTTCTAGAATA
Proteins encoded in this window:
- the cnr1 gene encoding cannabinoid receptor 1, with the translated sequence MKSVLDGVADTTFRTITSGLQYLGSNDANYDDPINDLNLKGSLSMQKPLSAFRSKVPADEELILKGIPFFPTNATDLFGNRTTFRDETNNIQCGENFMDMECFMILTPSQQLAVAVMSLTLGTFTVLENLVVLCVILQSRTLRCRPSYHFIGSLAVADLLGSVIFVYSFLDFHVFHRKDSPNVFLFKLGGVTASFTASVGSLFLTAIDRYISIHRPLAYRRIVTRTKAVIAFSLMWTLSIIIAVLPLLGWNCKRLNSVCSDIFPLIDENYLMFWIFLTSVLVIFIIYAYIYILWKAHHHAVRMLSRASQKSLVIYSADGTKVQTTRPDQARMDIRLAKTLVLILVVLVICWGPLLAIMVYDLFWKMDDDIKTVFAFCSMLCLLNSTVNPIIYALRSKDLRRAFLSSCNLCQSSSQQLDNSLESDCQNRNANISANRAAESCVKTTVKIAKVTMSVSTETSAEAV